The following is a genomic window from Fibrobacter sp..
TTAGAAATTCTCAACGAAACACTTGAGGATCCGCCCTCCATATTTTCACAACCTATGGATTTAGTGTATTTTCATAAGAGGTAATTATTGAAACATCGGGTGCGAATATGAATAAGAAAATCTTTCTTGCGGCAACGCTTGTGTCCGTTTCGTCCATGGTAATGTCTTGCGGAGACGATGAATCCGTAAACAAGAACCCTGATGACGACCCCACTCTGGAACAGCCTGGCGACTCACTTGACCAGGAACTACCTGGAGATGATTCCGGTGATATTACTAACCCGGAACAGCCCAAGGATTCCCTCAATCCTATTCAGCCTAAAGACAGCGTCTCTCAAGAGCAGCCTAGCGACCCTCTCGACAAGGATGATGGCATAAAGAACGTGGCGAAGTACGATATCGCACTCACTATTGAAGATATCATCGTGGACTGGTTTGGCGGCGGCGGCGAAAAGGACACAACTAACAACAGCTTTACCTACAAGCAATACGCCAACAACTATTGGGATATTCACGACCTGGACACGGACGTTTTCACCAAGGTTGAGATAGCTTTTACCAAGGCCGTTGAATACGACAATATTGACGTAATCGCAACCTACAGCGACGAAACCAAGACAACGGAAAGAATCTCTAGCGGTGCAAAAAATTTTGCATTGACCTTTGAACCGGGCAAAACTCTCGTTAGCTTGGCACTGGTCGTAAGCCCCGACACACCTAGTGATGCAGCGACCATTAATTTCGGTAAAATCATTATCCGCGCAAAGGACTCTGACGGCACTGTAAGCAAGATGCCAGTGAAGTCCCCAAAACTGGGCGTGGGCAATGGCAACCCTATTCTGGATTTCCAGTACTGCGCAGACCCGACCGCCATTGAATACAAGGGACGCCTCTATGTGTATGGAACCAATGACCATCAGCAGTACGAAGAAGGTGTCAGCAATACTTACGAGAAGATCAAGACTTTGGTAATGATGTCCACCGACGATATGGTCAACTGGACTTACCACGGATTGATTCCTGTCGGCGAGGTGGCTCCCTGGATTATGGCTTCATGGGCACCAAGCATCATCAGCAAGGAACAGGCCGATGGCAGCACCCTCTTCTCCCTCTATTTCTCCAATAGCGGTTTTGGCACCGGTGTTATCCAGGCAAAGTCTCCGGTAGGCCCGTGGACATCTCCTTTGAGCAAGAGCCTTATCGATGGCGACCATCCTGTTGTAAAGGGCAGCGGTTCCATATTTGACCCAGGTGCTGTAATTGACGACAATGGCGATGGATGGCTTTCGTTTGGTAATGGTCAAGGCTGGATCGCCAAGCTCAAACCAGATCTGCACTCTCTCGATGGGGATCCGGTCAAGCTTCCGTCCCCGTTCCATTTCGAGGCTAATGAGCTCAATTATATTAACGGCAAGTACGTGTACACCTTCAACAACGATTGGGATGACCATACGCCCTGGGATTGGGGTGGCGAGGCGCCAACTGCCTGCAGCATGAATTACTTTACCAGCACCGAGCCACTGAATCCCGATTCCTGGACCTACGGCGGAAACTACTTCAAGAACATGGGTGAAAATGGCATGACCTACGGCAACAACCACACCCATCTCCATAAGTATCAGGACAAGTGGTATCTGTTCTATCAGGCAGCAATTCTTGAGGCTTCCATCGGTTCCCATGGCGGTTTCCGCAGCATCTTGGTTGACGAAATCGAGGTGGACGAAGCAAAGGTTGTCATCAAGGAAGCTACGCCGACTTACAAGGGCGTAAAGGCTATCAAGAATCTTGACCCCTATATTGTGCAGCAGGCATCAACAGCTGCGGCTACCTTGGGCATTCGCTATGTGCAGACAGAGGAACCGGGCCACATGGTGGCTACAATCGGAACTCCCAGCAAGGACGGCCCCGCACCTACAGAAGGCATCATCGAAGTTCGTAATGTAAATTTCAGCAGTGCAAAAACTTTGAAGGCTTTGGTGAAGGGCAAGGGTTCTGTAACTCTCCGTCTTGATAAACGGGATGGTGCAAACGTTGCCACAGTCAACAGTTCTGCAAGCGACTGGCAGGAACTGGAAGCAAAGTGCAGTGGCATCACAAGCGGCGTTCACACCGTCTACTTGATAATCAAGGGTGAAGTGCAGTTCGATACCTGGCAGTTCGCGAACTAGTTGCTCAAAATTTCCTACAGATTCTGGTAGAATAAGAAAAGAGTAATTTGCATTTTTTGCAAATTACTCTTTTTTAATTTCAAACGACCACTTAAACGATTTCTTCTAGCATACTACTGGAAATTCACACGGATTTCGTAGTGTCCCTTCGGTAGCTTGTTTTTCTGGATGTTCAGTTTGTTGTATCCCGTATGAACTTTACCGCTGAATTTTCCAACCAATCGGCCTGACATGTTGTACACTGCAACTGTAGCAAAGCCATCACGAGTCGCATGCAGAATACCGCGATTCAAGTCGAAGGTTGCCACGGCTGCGTGGGTCAGGGGAACAGTGGTGGCAATAGCC
Proteins encoded in this region:
- a CDS encoding glycoside hydrolase family 43 protein, with protein sequence MNKKIFLAATLVSVSSMVMSCGDDESVNKNPDDDPTLEQPGDSLDQELPGDDSGDITNPEQPKDSLNPIQPKDSVSQEQPSDPLDKDDGIKNVAKYDIALTIEDIIVDWFGGGGEKDTTNNSFTYKQYANNYWDIHDLDTDVFTKVEIAFTKAVEYDNIDVIATYSDETKTTERISSGAKNFALTFEPGKTLVSLALVVSPDTPSDAATINFGKIIIRAKDSDGTVSKMPVKSPKLGVGNGNPILDFQYCADPTAIEYKGRLYVYGTNDHQQYEEGVSNTYEKIKTLVMMSTDDMVNWTYHGLIPVGEVAPWIMASWAPSIISKEQADGSTLFSLYFSNSGFGTGVIQAKSPVGPWTSPLSKSLIDGDHPVVKGSGSIFDPGAVIDDNGDGWLSFGNGQGWIAKLKPDLHSLDGDPVKLPSPFHFEANELNYINGKYVYTFNNDWDDHTPWDWGGEAPTACSMNYFTSTEPLNPDSWTYGGNYFKNMGENGMTYGNNHTHLHKYQDKWYLFYQAAILEASIGSHGGFRSILVDEIEVDEAKVVIKEATPTYKGVKAIKNLDPYIVQQASTAAATLGIRYVQTEEPGHMVATIGTPSKDGPAPTEGIIEVRNVNFSSAKTLKALVKGKGSVTLRLDKRDGANVATVNSSASDWQELEAKCSGITSGVHTVYLIIKGEVQFDTWQFAN